The Clostridium septicum genome contains a region encoding:
- a CDS encoding YveK family protein, which translates to MEKEINLIDLIKSLKKRWKVILVTTLLTTILSALITLFLIKPKYETKVKLFIGKEETAQEGYNQNDILMYQKLLKTYSEVIKTRDLINVAISKSNANETTGDVLNNLTVVPVSDTQILEVKYKNSSPEISLKLINAITDEFVKQSTDLVPNGNVKVLESASLPEKPVSPNKTINILISFLLGLMVGVGIVFLLEFLDNSFKTKKQIEDELDIPVIGVIPKFLDEK; encoded by the coding sequence AGGAAATAAATTTGATAGATTTAATTAAATCTTTAAAAAAGAGATGGAAAGTTATATTAGTTACTACTTTACTAACAACAATATTATCAGCTCTTATAACCTTATTTTTAATTAAACCTAAATATGAGACTAAGGTTAAATTATTTATAGGAAAAGAGGAAACAGCACAAGAAGGTTATAATCAAAATGATATATTGATGTATCAAAAATTATTGAAAACATATTCAGAAGTTATAAAAACAAGAGATTTAATTAATGTAGCAATATCAAAAAGTAATGCTAATGAAACTACTGGAGATGTACTTAATAATTTAACTGTTGTACCTGTTTCAGATACACAAATTCTTGAAGTTAAGTATAAAAACAGTTCACCAGAAATTTCACTTAAGTTAATTAATGCAATTACAGATGAATTTGTAAAACAATCTACAGATTTAGTTCCAAATGGAAATGTAAAGGTATTAGAAAGTGCTTCACTTCCAGAAAAGCCAGTAAGCCCAAATAAAACCATTAATATATTAATATCATTTTTATTAGGTTTAATGGTTGGAGTTGGAATAGTATTTTTACTAGAATTTTTAGATAACTCTTTTAAAACCAAAAAACAAATAGAAGATGAATTAGATATTCCTGTAATAGGAGTTATACCAAAATTTTTAGATGAAAAATAA